From Medicago truncatula cultivar Jemalong A17 chromosome 7, MtrunA17r5.0-ANR, whole genome shotgun sequence, a single genomic window includes:
- the LOC25499171 gene encoding heat stress transcription factor A-6b isoform X1 — translation MNYLYPVKEEYLEIEATPSSLTYERGSDEGSTVVIPRPMEGLHEVGPPPFLTKTFDVVEDPTTSHIVSWSRGGASFVVWDPNAFSRDLLPRYFKHNNFSSFVRQLNTYGFRKIDPDKWEFANEGFLRGHKHLLANIKRRRQTSQPSTSQQQSSHSQGHCVEVGRFGLDEEIDHLRRDKQVLMMELVKLRQQQHNTRSILQAMEERLRGTEIKQQQMMAFLARAMKNPAFIQQLLQQKEKRKEIEDAITKKRRRPIEYGESSNGGDGRSSVRYGFEVSELEMLAMEMQGLGRGGGEHEEEIEVLQLLIGQEPLVVDRDDY, via the exons ATGAACTATTTGTACCCGGTGAAAGAAGAGTATTTGGAAATTGAAGCAACCCCGTCATCATTGACATATGAAAGAGGAAGTGATGAGGGATCAACGGTTGTTATTCCACGGCCAATGGAGGGGCTTCATGAAGTAGGACCACCACCATTTCTTACAAAGACATTTGATGTTGTGGAGGACCCCACAACAAGTCACATAGTTTCATGGAGCAGAGGTGGTGCTAGCTTTGTTGTTTGGGATCCAAATGCTTTCTCCAGAGACCTTCTTCCTAGATACTTCAAACACAACAATTTCTCAAGTTTTGTTAGACAACTCAACACCTAT GGTTTTAGAAAAATTGATCCTGATAAATGGGAGTTTGCAAATGAAGGATTTCTAAGAGGACATAAACATCTTTTAGCAAACATTAAGAGAAGGAGACAAACATCACAACCTAGTACTTCCCAACAACAATCATCACATTCACAAGGTCATTGTGTTGAAGTTGGTCGTTTTGGATTAGACGAAGAAATCGATCATTTGAGGCGCGACAAACAAGTGTTAATGATGGAACTTGTGAAGCTTAGACAACAGCAACATAATACAAGATCCATTCTTCAAGCAATGGAGGAAAGGCTACGTGGAACTGAAATTAAGCAGCAACAAATGATGGCTTTTTTGGCCAGAGCTATGAAAAATCCAGCTTTTATTCAGCAATTACTTCAACAGAAGGAAAAGAGAAAGGAGATTGAAGATGCTATTACTAAGAAGAGGAGAAGGCCAATTGAGTATGGAGAATCAAGTAATGGTGGCGATGGAAGGAGTAGTGTTCGATATGGATTTGAAGTGTCAGAGTTGGAAATGTTGGCTATGGAAATGCAGGGTCTTGGAAGAGGTGGTGGAGAACATGAGGAAGAGATTGAG
- the LOC25499171 gene encoding heat stress transcription factor A-6b isoform X2: MNYLYPVKEEYLEIEATPSSLTYERGSDEGSTVVIPRPMEGLHEVGPPPFLTKTFDVVEDPTTSHIVSWSRGGASFVVWDPNAFSRDLLPRYFKHNNFSSFVRQLNTYGFRKIDPDKWEFANEGFLRGHKHLLANIKRRRQTSQPSTSQQQSSHSQGHCVEVGRFGLDEEIDHLRRDKQVLMMELVKLRQQQHNTRSILQAMEERLRGTEIKQQQMMAFLARAMKNPAFIQQLLQQKEKRKEIEDAITKKRRRPIEYGESSNGGDGRSSVRYGFEVSELEMLAMEMQGLGRGGGEHEEEIEVGSAAVDWTRTSGS; the protein is encoded by the exons ATGAACTATTTGTACCCGGTGAAAGAAGAGTATTTGGAAATTGAAGCAACCCCGTCATCATTGACATATGAAAGAGGAAGTGATGAGGGATCAACGGTTGTTATTCCACGGCCAATGGAGGGGCTTCATGAAGTAGGACCACCACCATTTCTTACAAAGACATTTGATGTTGTGGAGGACCCCACAACAAGTCACATAGTTTCATGGAGCAGAGGTGGTGCTAGCTTTGTTGTTTGGGATCCAAATGCTTTCTCCAGAGACCTTCTTCCTAGATACTTCAAACACAACAATTTCTCAAGTTTTGTTAGACAACTCAACACCTAT GGTTTTAGAAAAATTGATCCTGATAAATGGGAGTTTGCAAATGAAGGATTTCTAAGAGGACATAAACATCTTTTAGCAAACATTAAGAGAAGGAGACAAACATCACAACCTAGTACTTCCCAACAACAATCATCACATTCACAAGGTCATTGTGTTGAAGTTGGTCGTTTTGGATTAGACGAAGAAATCGATCATTTGAGGCGCGACAAACAAGTGTTAATGATGGAACTTGTGAAGCTTAGACAACAGCAACATAATACAAGATCCATTCTTCAAGCAATGGAGGAAAGGCTACGTGGAACTGAAATTAAGCAGCAACAAATGATGGCTTTTTTGGCCAGAGCTATGAAAAATCCAGCTTTTATTCAGCAATTACTTCAACAGAAGGAAAAGAGAAAGGAGATTGAAGATGCTATTACTAAGAAGAGGAGAAGGCCAATTGAGTATGGAGAATCAAGTAATGGTGGCGATGGAAGGAGTAGTGTTCGATATGGATTTGAAGTGTCAGAGTTGGAAATGTTGGCTATGGAAATGCAGGGTCTTGGAAGAGGTGGTGGAGAACATGAGGAAGAGATTGAG